Within Candidatus Neomarinimicrobiota bacterium, the genomic segment CTTCACACAATTTTTACACATGTACACAGATGAATTCGTTTAATCTTGACTTTTTTGTACAATATGCTTTACTTGGAAGGAAATGATTGACGAGACCAATAAAATGACCCCAAAAAATGATGAAAATATCGCCATGAGCGATGATCAACAGACCATACAAAAAATTACTGATCAAGACTACAAATACGGTTTTGTGACTGATATTGAAATGGAAGAGTTCCCTAAAGGTCTTGACGAAAATATTGTCAGGATGATCTCAGCCAAAAAGAAAGAGCCTGAGTTTATGACGGAATGGCGATTAAAAGCCTACCGGCACTGGCGTAAGCAAAAAGAACCAAAATGGCCGAAACTGGAATATTCCGAAGTTGATTATGAAGATCTCTACTACTATGCCGCTCCGAAAAAAGAAGCCCCAAAGAGTCTCGATGAAGTCGATCCTGAGCTGCTTGCCACTTTTGAAAAGTTAGGTGTTCCCTTAGAAGAGCGAGAGTTGCTGGCTGGTGTGGCTGTGGATGCAGTCATTGATAGTGTGTCTGTTGCAACAACCTTTAAAGGTAAACTTGGAGAATTGGGCATTATCTTTTGCCCCATCAGTGAAGCCATACAGGATCATCCTGATTTGGTCAAGAAGTACCTTGGCACTGTTGTCCCCTATACAGATAATTTTTATGCCACGCTGAATTCAGCTGTTTTTAGTGATGGAAGCTTTGTCTACATCCCGCCTGGTGTACGCTGTCCCATGGAGCTTTCCAGTTATTTTAGAATCAATGCCTCCAAGACGGGTCAATTTGAACGGACCCTCATCGTGGCGGATAAAGGCAGCTATGTAAGTTATCTTGAGGGTTGTACGGCTCCCATGCGCGATGAGAATCAGTTGCACGCTGCTGTGGTTGAACTTATTGCTCTGGATGACGCCGAAATAAAGTACTCGACTGTCCAAAATTGGTATGCAGGAAATAAAGAAGGGGTTGGTGGTATCTTTAATTTTGTGACCAAACGGGGACTCTGTGGTGGAAAAAATTCCAAGATATCATGGACTCAGGTTGAAACGGGTTCTGCCATTACCTGGAAATATCCAAGTTGCGTGTTAAAGGGCGACAACTCAGTCGGTGAATTCTATTCCGTGGCCCTGACCAATAATTACCAGCAGGCAGATACAGGCACAAAGATGATCCACCTGGGCAAGAACACCCGTAGCCTGATTATATCCAAGGGTATTTCTGCCGGAAAAAGCAACAATGCCTATCGCGGTCTTGTGAAGGTGAATGCCAAGGCCGAAAATGCTCGCAACTATTCACAGTGTGACTCCCTGCTTATTGGTGATCAGTGTGCTGCCCATACGTATCCCTATCTGGAGATTGAAAATCCTAGCGCCCAGGTTGAACACGAAGCCACCACCTCAAAAGTATCTGAGGATCAAATTTTTTATTTAAATCAGCGGGGAATTTCCACTGAAGACGCTGTGGGAATGATTGTCTCGGGTTATGCCAGAGAGGTCTTTCAACAACTCCCCATGGAATTTGCTGTAGAAGCCCAGGCTTTGATGTCTGTGAGTCTTGAAGGCTCGGTAGGGTAAATGAGTTACATGAGTTAGATGAGTTTTGGAAGATATAAAATGAATGATCAAATAATTTGTAGTAGAAATACCTTAAATATTCTCTGCGACTTTGCGGTTCTGCGAGAGGGGAAATAGATGTTATCCATTAAAAATTTACAAGTTTCAGTAGAGGAAAAGCCAATTCTAAAAGGGCTAAACCTTGAGGTAAAACCAGGTGAGATCCATGCCATCATGGGTCCCAACGGTTCAGGAAAGAGCACACTGGCTCATGTTCTGTCTGGTCGAGAAGGATATCGCGTTGATGCCGGATCTGCTCAATACAAGGGTCTCGACTTATTGGAGATGGCACCTGAAATTCGTGCCCGTGAGGGAATGTTCCTCGCATTCCAGTACCCCATTGAGATTCCCGGAGTTAACAATACATCATTTTTAAAAAAAGCTCTCAATGAAGTCCGCAAACACCGGGGTGAGGAAGAGTTGGATGCCATCGATTTCTTGAGCCTTATCAAAAAGCAAATGAATCTGGTGGAAATGAAAGAAGATCTCCTCAAGCGCCCCGTGAATCAGGGGTTTTCAGGTGGCGAGAAGAAGCGGAACGAGATTTTGCAGATGGCAGTACTAAATCCCACGTTGGCCATCCTGGACGAAACTGATTCAGGTCTCGACATCGATGCCTTGCGTATCGTGGCAGGCGGTGTTAATAAATTACGTACCGCTGACAACGCCTTCGTGGTCATCACCCATTATCAACGACTCCTGGATTATATCATTCCTGATTTTGTACATGTTTTATCTGATGGTAGGATTATCAAATCAGGTACCAAAGAATTGGCTTATGAGCTGGAAGAACGCGGCTATGACTGGCTAGTTGAAGAATCAGAAAAAGTTTAGGTGGGGAATCTGTAGTGGCTCAGCAAACAAATAATTTTCCAGAGTGGCTAAACCAGCGGGTTGACTCTGATTCATCCTTCGTTTTCTCAGAGGCTGTGAGGTCTCCCTCCCTCTCTAAATTGGCTGGAGGTGTTTTCCCTACACGCAAGGACGAGGAATGGAGATACACCCCTCTCGGCCCCATCCTTAACTCCAACCCCGGCAAAGATATTGCCGCGGCATTGGATATTGAATTTGTTACAAGCCTGAAGCATGCTGTGCCAACTGCCCATACTATCATCTTTTTAAACGGTGAATATTCAGATGAATATTCAGATGATCCAGTGGATTTTGAAAATGCTGGATTGAGCATCACCCATCTATCCCAGCTTGAGGGTCCTTCGCTAGAAATGGCAGAAGACATTATTCTCAATTCCAATCTAACTGATGACAATATTTTCCAGCATATCGCACTTGGGCTATCTCAAGCTGGTCTATTCATTGAAGTGGATAAAAGTGCGGATTGCAAAACGCCTATACATATAATTCATATAAGTACGGCTCACAGCGCGATGACGTTTACCAATCCAGTCAACATCATCAGATTAGCAATTAATAGTCACCTAAAAGTTATTGAGCAATATGCTTCACCTGGTGATGCAGCCGTTATCACGGTCCCGGCAAACTATATTAAATTGGAAGATGGGGCTGGTCTTGACTATTACAGAATTGGCCTCGAAAACGCAGAGACACAGCATGTCTGCAATACATCAGTGAAAGTAGGTGGATCAGGATCCTTCAGGTCACACCAATATCTCCTGGGTTCACATCTAACTCGATCCAACCTGGAAGTAAGCTTTACCGGTCCAGGTGCAGAAGCAGTGCTAAGGGGGGTTTATCTGGGTGATGATAAGCAACACCTGGATGTGAGAACTTATCTGGATCATGCCCATCCCCATTGTAGCAGTGACCAACATTTCCGTGGTATTCTAAATGGACATTCAAGAGGGGTGTTTAACGGATTGGTGCTGGTACGCAAGCACGCACAGCAAACAGATGCACAGCAATCCAATAAAAACCTGCTTCTCTCTAGAGATGCCCGGATTGACACAAAACCTCAACTTGAAATCTATGCTGACGATGTGAAATGTGCCCACGGTGCAACCGTAGGTGAGTTGGATTCAGATGCCCTATTCTATCTTCAGTCCAGGGGAATTGGTAAAAAAGATGCCACCCTCATGCTCACCAGAGCATTTGCAGCCGAAGTTACACAGGAAATTAATATTGATTCGCTGCAAGCCTATGTCCAGGGCAAAATTGCAGCCTCATTGGATGAGATGGTTGCTCCTGGTGTTTGACATCAATAAAATTCGTTCTGATTTCCCCATCCTTGGGACCAAAATCTATGGTAAACCTCTGGTATATGCTGACAATGCTGCATCAACTCAAAAGCCCCAGCAAGTCATAGATTCCATTTCAGATTTGTACTCAAATCATTATGCAAATATCCACAGGGGTGTGCACTATCTCAGTCAGAAGTCCACTGCGCTGTATGAAGGCGCCCGCGAAACTGTAAAAAACTTTATCAATGCGAGTAAGGTCGAAGAGATCGTATTCGTACGTGGGACAACGGAAGGGGTAAACCTGGTGGCCAGCAGCTTTCTGGAGCCGCTGCTAAAACCTGATGATGAGATATTGATTTCTGAAATGGAGCATCACTCCAATATCATTCCCTGGCAGTTGACGGCAGAGAGAACTGGTGCGCAGCTCAAGATCATTCCCCTACTGGAAAATGGTGAACTGGATTTGAGTGCATTGCCTGATTTACTCGGACCAAGGGTGAAACTGGTTGCCGTAACTCACATGTCAAATTCTCTGGGTACGATTAACGATGTTTCCCTCATCATTGATCAAGCCCATGCTCTGGGTATTCCAGTGTTAGTAGATGGGGCTCAATCTATTGCCCACATGTCAATAGATGTTCAAGCGCTGGATTGTGATTTCTTTGTGTTTTCAGGTCACAAAATTTACGGTCCTACTGGGATTGGAGCTCTTTATGCAAAAGAAGAGCATTTGCTCACCATGAAACCATATCAGGGTGGTGGAGATATGATCCTGAGTGTGAGTTTTGAGAAAACTGAATACAATGACATTCCCTACAAATTTGAAGCCGGTACCCCGAACATTGAGGGGGCCATCGGAATGGCAACTGCACTCAACTATGTTTCCGATCTGGGTATTGAAACCATAGATAAATATGAGCAGGACCTTTTGGTTTATGCGACCAGGCAGTTCTCAGAGATTCAAGGGTTGAGGATTATCGGAGAAGCACCCAATAAGGGCAGTATTATCTCTTTTGTTCTGGATGGGATTCATCCCCATGATGTGGGCACCATTATGGATATGGAAGGTGTTGCTGTTAGAACAGGTCACCACTGTACTCAACCGGTCATGGAGCACTATGACATCCCCGCCACAACTCGTGTCTCCCTGTCATTTTACAATACAGTGGATGAGATTGATGAAATTACAAGGGCCATTAATAAGGTGAAGGAACTCATGGGCTGATGTCAGATTTAAGAGAGTTGTATCAGGAAGTCATCCTGGACCACAATAAAAATCCCCGCAATTTCAGGAAACTGGAACTTCATTCTCATCATGCAAATGGACACAATCCCCTGTGCGGTGATAAGTTGGAACTTTTCCTCTACGTAGTGGACGGTATCATAAAAGACATATCCTTTGTGGGTAGTGGCTGTGCAATATCCACTTCATCAGCCAGTCTGATGACTCAATTCCTTAAGGGTAAGTCAATCGTGGAAGCACAACATTATTTCGAACATTTTCATGATCTGGTAATAGGCAAGGGGCTGGATGATGATGCACTGGAAAGTCTGGGGAAATTAGGTGTTTTTGCCGGTGTACAAGAGTTCCCCGCCAGAGTTAAGTGTGCCAGTCTTTCCTGGCATACCCTCATGAATGCCCTAACTGATACTGATGAAACAGCCGCAACTGAATAGCTAAATAATTGGATTCTATATATGAATGACAATGTGCCAGAAATTGATTTAAAAGAAATAGAGGACAAGATTGTCTCTACCATCAAGACCATTTATGATCCTGAGATTCCTGTCAACATTTATGACCTGGGTTTGATCTATGATGTAAAAGTCACTGAAGAACTGGAAGCCTACGTAAAGATGACGCTGACTGCGCCAAACTGTCCAGTTGCTGGTTCTTTGCCAGTATCGGTGAAACAACAAATCCTCCAGGAAGTTCATGAATTGGAATTCGCCGATGTGGAGATTGTCTGGGAACCTCAATGGCACAAAGATATGATTAGTGAGGCTGGTTTACTTCAGCTCGGTTTACTCTAAAATGAAACTTAGCGCTCAAGAAGAATACGGTATTAGATGTTTGCTCCACATTGGTCGCAAGACTGAGGGGGGCGGTAGCAGTATATCTACCATCAGCAAAGCGGAAAAAATCACTCCCAGCAATACAGCTAAACTGGTTCGCATTCTGCGCATGAATGGATTTGTGGAAAGTAGTCGTGGAAAAGATGGCGGCTATACCCTGGCCAAAGCACCCGAAGATATTTTGCTCAGCGAGGTATTTGAGGTTCTGGGTGGAAAATTATTTGGTGAAGGCTTCTGTGATCACTATGCGGGGACTGGTAATGTTTGTGCACATTTTGACCACTGTACTGTCAGGTCTTTTTGGTGTGCTATCCAATCCGTATTGGATCACGTGCTTAGTCAAACGACTTTAAAGCATCTTATGGACCCTACTGGATTGGGTTGGTGGGAGACCTGTTTGACTGCAAACCCCCTTTTATCACAACAGTCATCTTAATATTTTACAATATTTTAGGCCATTACACCCATTGGTTAAGGATGTTAAATATGACAAATCTCACCCTGGAAATTAAATGTTACAATTGTCGTATTTATAATACACAATTGCTATTTTTAGTCTATATTAAATCCTTCCTTCGAGAAATGATGGGAAGATTACCAAAAGTGACTTAAAAATATGCACATGTAAGAAGCGATTATGAACAGTATGCAAAAAAACCACGCCCGAGTGCTCATCGTTGATGATGAGCCAGACATCACCCATCTTTTTGAGAACTTCTTAAGTGATCTTGGCTATGATATCTCAACAGCCACTGAACCTGAAGAAGCTATCGAACTATTCGAAAAGGAAGATTTTGATGTAGCTGTTCTGGATATCAACATGCCTCGCATTAGTGGATTGAAGTTGTTGGAACAGTTTAAGCAGACAAATCCTCAACTTATTGTCATTATGGTGAGTGCTATTCAGGATACGGATATCGTTGTTAAATGTATCCAGCATGGTGCTTATGATTATCTTGCAAAGCCGATCATTGACCTCAACCAATTGCAAATTAGAATTTCCCGCGGATTATCTGAAAAGCGTATCCGTAGTGAGAATATTGCTTTAAAGAAAGAGCTGAAGCGACACACTGATTTTCTGGAAATAGAAGCTCATTCTGCAGTCATGCAGAAAATTCTTGAAAAGATCAGCACCGTGGCTGATTATAATACAACAGTTCTGCTCACTGGTGAATCAGGTACAGGTAAAGAAGTTGCTGCCCGTCTGGTTCATCAACAAAGTCGTAACAACCGTGGTTCCTTTATTCCCATTAACTGTGGCAGTATTCCCGGGACTTTATTAGAGAGTACTCTGTTTGGTCATGAGAAGGGATCCTTTACTGGCGCAAATGAACGTAAAAAGGGTGTTTTTGAAGAATCTCATAATGGAACTATTTTCCTGGATGAGATCACCGAGACTACACCAGAGTTTCAAATTCAACTCTTACGTGTTTTGGAAACCAGTACTATTCGTCGTGTGGGTGGAAGTGTTGAAATTCCCCTCAATCTTCGAGTAGTGGCGGCAACCAATCAACATATTGACGAGTTGGTGAAGATGGGTCGTTTTCGGGAAGATTTATATTTTCGATTAAATGTGTTCCATATTGAGATTCCACCTCTCCGAGAAAGACGTGAAGACCTACCCGTGATCATTGAGTATCACTTAAAACGCCTGTCCAGCGCAATGGGAAAGAGTGTCACTAGAATTGCCCCAAAGGCATTCCAAATATTCAACACCCATGACTGGCCTGGTAATATCCGTGAATTGGTGAATGTGTTAGAAAACGCAATGATAATGTGCAAAGGTGATTCCATCTCAGTTTCGGATTTACCCACACACCTCTTAAGTGGCGGCAGCAGCATGGTTCTCAACCAAAATAACATGGTTGACAATTATGCTGAAGCTAAGGAAGAGTTTGAAAGGATATATTTTCAAGCCCTTCTACAGCAAACCGAGTTGAATATTAGCAAAGCCGCCCAAACTGCAGGATTGAGTCGTCAACATCTGCACTTGAAGCTAAAAAAACTAGGCATACAAAACTGATAATTATATCGATTTTACCACTGCCCATATTAGAATAGCGACATATTCCCCTTTTTACATTCGCTCAATGTTGTTTACATTACGTAGCTTATGATTAATTAATTGCAAGCGCAGCAACTGAGAAAGTAGATGGAACTAGTTAAAGAAGAAACCTCCCCAAGCCTTGGTGCAATACAGGCTGAAGGAATTTCAGAAATATATGGTACCTTTGGTCTGAAAATGACCAGCCTAAAAGGTATAGCCTCTTTTGCGACTGGTATTGCTCTCAAAATCTCAGAAGAAGTATGTCAGTTTCATCAAATAGTTCCCATTGATGTTAAGGATGATGGTACCGTTGTCATTGCCATGGCTGATCCGCTTGATATGGTTGCTGTCCAGATTATACGCTCAAAGATCAAGCAGGATATAGCTACCGTTTGGGCTGACTCTGATGAGATTGAGTTCGCAATTGGTTCCATTTTCTCTGATAAAAACACCTTCGAAGACACATTACAGGATCTGGTTGAGGTCGAAGATGACATGGAAGAGGAAGATGAAGTTGATGAAGATAGTATTGATATTCTTCGAACCCAGGCGACTGATGCGCCTGCTGTAGTTTTTGTCAACTCCCTGCTAGTCCAATCAATTCAGGAACGTGCCAGTGATATTCACATTGAACCTCAGGAAAACAACCTGCGAATTCGTTTGAGAATTGATGGAATGTTGCGTGAGTTCCCTCCTGCGAATAGAAGACTTCAATCTGGTGTAATTGCCAGAATAAAAATTCTAGCTGACCTTGATATTGCCGAGAGGCGCATCCCGCAGGATGGTCGAGTCAAGTTTAAGATTATGGGCCGGAGCGTTGATGTCCGTTGCTCAACCATCCCCGGTATTTACGGCGAAAAGATAGTTATGCGTATCCTTGATCAAGGATCAACATCTTTGGTCCTTGATGATCTGGGATTCGAGGAACATAAGCTAATTCTTCTGAAAGAAAAGGCCAACGCAGCCAATGGTATGATCCTGGTAACAGGACCTACTGGATCTGGAAAAACGACGACCTTGTATTCAGTACTAAATTATGTAAATAGTCCCCAGTTGAATATCATTACTGTGGAGGATCCAGTTGAGTATAGACTTGAAGGAATTAACCAGGTACAGGCTCGTCCCAACGTGGGGCTAACCTTTGCTTCGGCCTTGAGATCGATTCTGCGACAGGATCCGGATATTGTCATGGTTGGTGAGATTCGAGATCTTGAAACTGCTGAAATCGCTATTAAAGCAGCCCTTACCGGTCATATGGTGTTAAGTACCCTGCATACCAACAATTCAGTTGCGACCATCATTCGTTTACTTAATATGGGCATAGACAAGTATTTGATCGTATCTTCAATAACAGTAATTGTTGCTCAGCGATTGGTTAGAAGGGTCTGCTCCAGTTGTCGAGAGCCTGTAGAGCCAAGTGATGATATTAAAATGTTTATGGAGCGACAGGGTATTGACTTAACGCAATCTACCTTTTACAAGGGTAAGGGGTGCAAACAGTGTTCCGGTTCAGGTTTTTGGGGTCGCATGGGAATCCATGAAATATTATTTATGAATCCCAATATTAAAGAGCTCATCATCAATGATGCATCTGAGATGGAGATTCGTAAGGCTGCAGAGGAGGCTGGCACTTTGTCACTCTTTGAGGAAGGATTGATCAGAGCAAGAAAAGGTTTGACTACTCTAGAGGAAGTCATTAGGGTTGCTTGATGGGTAATTTTCGATACATCGCAGTTGATCTTAAAGGCAAGCGTACTGAGGGTACTCTGGGTGGTTTCACTCGCGAAGAAGTTAGTGCTGAGTTACGTCGTATGGGTCTCAAACCCGTAAGCGTAGAACCAGTTCGTAAGAAAAAGCGAGAATGGAAGCTCAGTGAGATCAATCTCAGCCCACCAAAAATTGATCCATCCCTACAAGTTATATTTTTTCGTGAATTATCAACTTTGCTTGATGCAGGTATCCAATTGGTGGATGCCATTTCAATTATTCAATTACAGTTTGAAGATAAACACTTTCAAAAGGCTATTGGCGAGATTTTGGTATTTGTAAAGTCTGGTCACCCCTTTTCAGATGCGCTCGCTGAGCATAAACACATATTTCCACCCTTTGTCATTTCTTTGGTCACAGCTGCAGAAATGGGTGGCGGGTTGGACAAGATTCTGACACAGATTGCAGTGTATATAGAAAAAGAAGATGACGTGCGTAAGCGTCTTAGCTCTGCTACCAGTTATCCAAAATTTATTGGAATGTTTTTCGCTGTTGTTCTCATGGGAGTGATGTTTGGACTCATGCCCAAATTCGCTGATATATTTGCAAGTTTTGGTGCCGAGTTACCCATGTCCACACAGATAATGATCGATTTAAGTACTTTTCTCCGGAATAATCTTATCATAGAAGCAATTCTGATTGGTGGACTTTGGATAGGCTTTAAGGCGTTCGCAGTATCACCGAAGGGAAAGTACTTCCTTGATAAGCATGTCTTCAAATTACCCGTGGCTGGTCACATTATACACAAATCTATGGTTTCCAGATTTGCTAAGACGCTTTCAGTATTGATCCGAGCTGAAGTTTCAATTGTGAATGCACTAAAAATTGCCGGAAACACCTCGGACAATGAATACATCAAAGAAATCACTGAGCATGTCGCCTTGCAGGTCACCCATGGCCGTAGTATGGGTGGACAACTAGCAAAATATACGGA encodes:
- the sufB gene encoding Fe-S cluster assembly protein SufB yields the protein MSDDQQTIQKITDQDYKYGFVTDIEMEEFPKGLDENIVRMISAKKKEPEFMTEWRLKAYRHWRKQKEPKWPKLEYSEVDYEDLYYYAAPKKEAPKSLDEVDPELLATFEKLGVPLEERELLAGVAVDAVIDSVSVATTFKGKLGELGIIFCPISEAIQDHPDLVKKYLGTVVPYTDNFYATLNSAVFSDGSFVYIPPGVRCPMELSSYFRINASKTGQFERTLIVADKGSYVSYLEGCTAPMRDENQLHAAVVELIALDDAEIKYSTVQNWYAGNKEGVGGIFNFVTKRGLCGGKNSKISWTQVETGSAITWKYPSCVLKGDNSVGEFYSVALTNNYQQADTGTKMIHLGKNTRSLIISKGISAGKSNNAYRGLVKVNAKAENARNYSQCDSLLIGDQCAAHTYPYLEIENPSAQVEHEATTSKVSEDQIFYLNQRGISTEDAVGMIVSGYAREVFQQLPMEFAVEAQALMSVSLEGSVG
- the sufC gene encoding Fe-S cluster assembly ATPase SufC, with translation MLSIKNLQVSVEEKPILKGLNLEVKPGEIHAIMGPNGSGKSTLAHVLSGREGYRVDAGSAQYKGLDLLEMAPEIRAREGMFLAFQYPIEIPGVNNTSFLKKALNEVRKHRGEEELDAIDFLSLIKKQMNLVEMKEDLLKRPVNQGFSGGEKKRNEILQMAVLNPTLAILDETDSGLDIDALRIVAGGVNKLRTADNAFVVITHYQRLLDYIIPDFVHVLSDGRIIKSGTKELAYELEERGYDWLVEESEKV
- the sufD gene encoding Fe-S cluster assembly protein SufD; the encoded protein is MAQQTNNFPEWLNQRVDSDSSFVFSEAVRSPSLSKLAGGVFPTRKDEEWRYTPLGPILNSNPGKDIAAALDIEFVTSLKHAVPTAHTIIFLNGEYSDEYSDDPVDFENAGLSITHLSQLEGPSLEMAEDIILNSNLTDDNIFQHIALGLSQAGLFIEVDKSADCKTPIHIIHISTAHSAMTFTNPVNIIRLAINSHLKVIEQYASPGDAAVITVPANYIKLEDGAGLDYYRIGLENAETQHVCNTSVKVGGSGSFRSHQYLLGSHLTRSNLEVSFTGPGAEAVLRGVYLGDDKQHLDVRTYLDHAHPHCSSDQHFRGILNGHSRGVFNGLVLVRKHAQQTDAQQSNKNLLLSRDARIDTKPQLEIYADDVKCAHGATVGELDSDALFYLQSRGIGKKDATLMLTRAFAAEVTQEINIDSLQAYVQGKIAASLDEMVAPGV
- a CDS encoding cysteine desulfurase, with translation MRWLLLVFDINKIRSDFPILGTKIYGKPLVYADNAASTQKPQQVIDSISDLYSNHYANIHRGVHYLSQKSTALYEGARETVKNFINASKVEEIVFVRGTTEGVNLVASSFLEPLLKPDDEILISEMEHHSNIIPWQLTAERTGAQLKIIPLLENGELDLSALPDLLGPRVKLVAVTHMSNSLGTINDVSLIIDQAHALGIPVLVDGAQSIAHMSIDVQALDCDFFVFSGHKIYGPTGIGALYAKEEHLLTMKPYQGGGDMILSVSFEKTEYNDIPYKFEAGTPNIEGAIGMATALNYVSDLGIETIDKYEQDLLVYATRQFSEIQGLRIIGEAPNKGSIISFVLDGIHPHDVGTIMDMEGVAVRTGHHCTQPVMEHYDIPATTRVSLSFYNTVDEIDEITRAINKVKELMG
- a CDS encoding SUF system NifU family Fe-S cluster assembly protein; the protein is MSDLRELYQEVILDHNKNPRNFRKLELHSHHANGHNPLCGDKLELFLYVVDGIIKDISFVGSGCAISTSSASLMTQFLKGKSIVEAQHYFEHFHDLVIGKGLDDDALESLGKLGVFAGVQEFPARVKCASLSWHTLMNALTDTDETAATE
- a CDS encoding DUF59 domain-containing protein — translated: MNDNVPEIDLKEIEDKIVSTIKTIYDPEIPVNIYDLGLIYDVKVTEELEAYVKMTLTAPNCPVAGSLPVSVKQQILQEVHELEFADVEIVWEPQWHKDMISEAGLLQLGLL
- a CDS encoding Rrf2 family transcriptional regulator, whose translation is MKLSAQEEYGIRCLLHIGRKTEGGGSSISTISKAEKITPSNTAKLVRILRMNGFVESSRGKDGGYTLAKAPEDILLSEVFEVLGGKLFGEGFCDHYAGTGNVCAHFDHCTVRSFWCAIQSVLDHVLSQTTLKHLMDPTGLGWWETCLTANPLLSQQSS
- a CDS encoding sigma-54-dependent Fis family transcriptional regulator, giving the protein MNSMQKNHARVLIVDDEPDITHLFENFLSDLGYDISTATEPEEAIELFEKEDFDVAVLDINMPRISGLKLLEQFKQTNPQLIVIMVSAIQDTDIVVKCIQHGAYDYLAKPIIDLNQLQIRISRGLSEKRIRSENIALKKELKRHTDFLEIEAHSAVMQKILEKISTVADYNTTVLLTGESGTGKEVAARLVHQQSRNNRGSFIPINCGSIPGTLLESTLFGHEKGSFTGANERKKGVFEESHNGTIFLDEITETTPEFQIQLLRVLETSTIRRVGGSVEIPLNLRVVAATNQHIDELVKMGRFREDLYFRLNVFHIEIPPLRERREDLPVIIEYHLKRLSSAMGKSVTRIAPKAFQIFNTHDWPGNIRELVNVLENAMIMCKGDSISVSDLPTHLLSGGSSMVLNQNNMVDNYAEAKEEFERIYFQALLQQTELNISKAAQTAGLSRQHLHLKLKKLGIQN
- a CDS encoding type II/IV secretion system protein, whose protein sequence is MELVKEETSPSLGAIQAEGISEIYGTFGLKMTSLKGIASFATGIALKISEEVCQFHQIVPIDVKDDGTVVIAMADPLDMVAVQIIRSKIKQDIATVWADSDEIEFAIGSIFSDKNTFEDTLQDLVEVEDDMEEEDEVDEDSIDILRTQATDAPAVVFVNSLLVQSIQERASDIHIEPQENNLRIRLRIDGMLREFPPANRRLQSGVIARIKILADLDIAERRIPQDGRVKFKIMGRSVDVRCSTIPGIYGEKIVMRILDQGSTSLVLDDLGFEEHKLILLKEKANAANGMILVTGPTGSGKTTTLYSVLNYVNSPQLNIITVEDPVEYRLEGINQVQARPNVGLTFASALRSILRQDPDIVMVGEIRDLETAEIAIKAALTGHMVLSTLHTNNSVATIIRLLNMGIDKYLIVSSITVIVAQRLVRRVCSSCREPVEPSDDIKMFMERQGIDLTQSTFYKGKGCKQCSGSGFWGRMGIHEILFMNPNIKELIINDASEMEIRKAAEEAGTLSLFEEGLIRARKGLTTLEEVIRVA
- a CDS encoding type II secretion system F family protein — protein: MGNFRYIAVDLKGKRTEGTLGGFTREEVSAELRRMGLKPVSVEPVRKKKREWKLSEINLSPPKIDPSLQVIFFRELSTLLDAGIQLVDAISIIQLQFEDKHFQKAIGEILVFVKSGHPFSDALAEHKHIFPPFVISLVTAAEMGGGLDKILTQIAVYIEKEDDVRKRLSSATSYPKFIGMFFAVVLMGVMFGLMPKFADIFASFGAELPMSTQIMIDLSTFLRNNLIIEAILIGGLWIGFKAFAVSPKGKYFLDKHVFKLPVAGHIIHKSMVSRFAKTLSVLIRAEVSIVNALKIAGNTSDNEYIKEITEHVALQVTHGRSMGGQLAKYTDVFPIMVSSMITVGEKSGALAIMLEKISEFHEADFNTAVDKLSKTIEPIIMGGLGVVISIIIVTLYLPIFQMSSAIH